Within Desulfobacter sp., the genomic segment GGGGACTGACCTCGCTGAATGCCTGCCAGGCGGCCATTGCCCGTGCTGCTGAAGACGCTGAACCCGGCCAGTGGATCATCGGCCGGCACTGGAACCAGAATATCTGGGAAGAGGGCCGGGAACCCACACGCCACGACCTGGATGCCGTGGCCCCGGATAATCCTGCCGTAATGATCCGGATCTGCGGCCATGCCAGCTGGGTGAATACCCGCGCCCTGGCCGCAGCCGGGGTGGATGAAAACACCCCGGAGCCCTTCGGCGGGCAGATCGACAGGGAAGCGGGCACCAATTTCCCTTCGGGCATGATCCGGGAGACCCGGGAGGTGGTGGAGAATTTTATCCCGGAACCCGACCTGGAATTCAGGGTTCAGGCATTTTTAAACGCCCAGGAGATCTTCCTCTCCCAGGGCATTACCTGTGTCCACAGCTTTGAAACCCCGGCCGATTACCGTGTCATCCATGAGGTGGAAAAACGGGGACTGCTCAACATCCGGGTATACCACACCGTCCACCCCGAGGAGATGGCAGAATTCGACCAATGGAAAAATAAACAGGACCGCTTCCAGTCGGAAATGCTCTGGCACGGCCATATCAAACTCTTTGCCGACGGGTCTCTCGGGGCCCGCTCCGCCTATCTGCATCAGCCCTATGAGGGGACCGGCAACTGCGGCATTTCCTGCATGACCCCGGAGCAGATGACGGCGGCGGTGGTTGCGGCCTATGAAACCGGCCGGGGGGTTATCTTCCACGCCATCGGCGACAGGGCGCTGTCCCAGAGCCTGGATGCCATTGAGGCGGCCAGAAAAATCGTGCCCGGCCCCTTTAACGGAGAATACCGGGACCGCATCGAACACCTTCAGCTCACCCGCATTTCGGACCTCAAACGGATGAAGGAGATGGGCATCGCCGCCAGCGTCCAGCCCATGGCCATTCTCACGGACTGGGAGGTGGCCCGGAATATCTGGGGGGAAGAGCGGTGCAACACCGCCTATGCCTGGAAAACCATGGAAGACCTGGGCCTGCGCCTGATGTTTTCATCCGACGCCCCCATCGAACCCATCAGCCCCACGGAAGGCATCCAGGCCGCAGTGACCCGCAAGGGATTTGGCGCCCCCCCGGATCCGGCCTGGTATCCGGCCCAGATCCTCTCACGGGAAACGGCGCTCAAGGCCTATTTTGAACATGGGGGATGGGCCACGGGGCGGGATAAGGAATTCGGAATCATTGCCCCGGGGCGGAAGGCAGACATCACCATCCTGGAAAAAAGTCCCCTAAGGGTACCGGAAAATGAAATCAAGGATATCCGGGCCGCGGCAACCATGGTGGACGGCAGCATTGTATTCAGCAACCTATAAAACCGGGAAGGCAGCATGGCACCCCAAAAAAAACTGCTAAGCGTAGACCATTTAAAGACCTATTTTCACACCCCCAGGGGGGTGGTTCGGGCAGTGGACGATGTTTCCTTTTCCCTCAGCCGGGGAGAGGTCCTGGGTCTGGTGGGGGAATCCGGATGCGGCAAAAGCGTCACCGCCCAGAGCCTCATGCGGCTGGTCCCCTGCCCCCCCGGAAAAATCGAGGGAGGGCAGATCCGGTTTGACGGCCTGGACATTGCCGCCCTGCCCATGAAAGAGATGAAAACCATCCGGGGAAACCGGATTTCCATGATTTTCCAGGAGCCCATGACCTCCCTGAACCCGGTGAAAACCATCGGCTACCAGATCGGGGAGATGTTCCGGCTGCACAAGGGAATGAACAAAAAACAAAGCATGGAAGCCGCGGTCCGGATGCTGGAAAAAGTCCAGATTCCCGAACCGTCCAAACGGATCCGGGCCTTTCCCCACCAATTATCCGGGGGGATGCGCCAGCGGGCCATGATTGCCATGGCCCTGTCCTGCGAACCGGAAATCCTCATTGCCGACGAACCCACCACGGCCCTGGATGTAACGGTCCAGGCCCAGATCATGGACCTGATGAAACGGT encodes:
- a CDS encoding ABC transporter ATP-binding protein, translating into MAPQKKLLSVDHLKTYFHTPRGVVRAVDDVSFSLSRGEVLGLVGESGCGKSVTAQSLMRLVPCPPGKIEGGQIRFDGLDIAALPMKEMKTIRGNRISMIFQEPMTSLNPVKTIGYQIGEMFRLHKGMNKKQSMEAAVRMLEKVQIPEPSKRIRAFPHQLSGGMRQRAMIAMALSCEPEILIADEPTTALDVTVQAQIMDLMKRLRQDFSTAILMITHDLGIIADIADRVMVMYAGKAVESAACTQIFDNPCHPYTQGLLGSVPVLGAKIPGQRSRLKEIKGMVPSLSNLPPGCAFAPRCDRAQGICREKMPPFEERRPGHWVRCWMNNA
- a CDS encoding amidohydrolase encodes the protein MPTAFLSADIYTGDPERPRAEAVLIKENTIAAVGSNEEIEALCPQTTEKINLHGRFLCPGFVDAHTHVWSLGYTLTMVDLRGLTSLNACQAAIARAAEDAEPGQWIIGRHWNQNIWEEGREPTRHDLDAVAPDNPAVMIRICGHASWVNTRALAAAGVDENTPEPFGGQIDREAGTNFPSGMIRETREVVENFIPEPDLEFRVQAFLNAQEIFLSQGITCVHSFETPADYRVIHEVEKRGLLNIRVYHTVHPEEMAEFDQWKNKQDRFQSEMLWHGHIKLFADGSLGARSAYLHQPYEGTGNCGISCMTPEQMTAAVVAAYETGRGVIFHAIGDRALSQSLDAIEAARKIVPGPFNGEYRDRIEHLQLTRISDLKRMKEMGIAASVQPMAILTDWEVARNIWGEERCNTAYAWKTMEDLGLRLMFSSDAPIEPISPTEGIQAAVTRKGFGAPPDPAWYPAQILSRETALKAYFEHGGWATGRDKEFGIIAPGRKADITILEKSPLRVPENEIKDIRAAATMVDGSIVFSNL